In Vanessa cardui chromosome 4, ilVanCard2.1, whole genome shotgun sequence, the DNA window TATCAAGGCAAATAGCTCTAATTTGCCGAGAATCGACTTGTTGATGCTGGGTGGATATTTTGCATCAAACAACGACTTCTGCTCCGCTGAATTCCGAAATGTTAAAACTTCtatgtaagtattatgtgtaataataaGCATTAAAACACAGTATAGTAGTCAAACTTCCCTAAagtacatacttatattatttctattgtgTGTAATCATGTTTAAGGTTATGTTATGAAAATaccacttaaatatatttttatttattttagatcctCTCGACCATCGTATGGTGATGACGCTGTCAGCTATGTTCATCTTAAACGTAGTGGGAACATGTGCACAGTGAGGGGCAAAATTTGTCCAGAACATAAGGTACATGCAAGGTTATATGCTGTCACAGTAATAGTAGATGAAGAAGAGGAAGCTGTTATTTCCGTACAATGTAACGATTGTGTCGCTTCTAAAGGAGGCTGCAAACATGCTATTGCATTCCTTATGTGGATCCATCGGAGGAGTGAACAGCCATCCTGCACAGCTGTAGAGTGTTACTGGATTAAATCCAAACTGTCCAGGGTTGGAACTAGCCTGAAGTACATGACAGCAAAGGACTTGTCAAATGGTGCACCTAGCTTGCTATCAAATAGTAAAGTTCTTGATAAGTTTTTGGATATTGGccgaaaaagaaatattgataactgcgagttattaaaatatcaacctagttatatttataacaatattaaaagtttatccATGCACCAGCTTATGCTTAAATATAAGGAACAATCCTAtgacacatttttaaaaaagattgtGCTGTCTAATCAAACTATTGCTCAAATAGAGGAAGAGACCAGAGAACAGCACCAAAACAGCCTTTGGTTTGAATTGCGCTATGGTCGAATCACAGCATCAAAAGCATTTGAATTTAGTCGGTGTAAAAAGAATGATGGAAGTCTAATAGCGTTAATAATGGGAGGGACTATACCTGACACACCAGCCATGAAACATGGTAGATTATTAGAGGGTGAAGTGCGAAAAACTGTCAGCATTAAACTTGGCAAAAAGATTAGAAAATGTGGACTCATGCTGTCAAAAGAGTACCCAATGATAGCAGGATCACCAGATGGGATCTGTGAGGATGCTGTCATTGAGATCAAGTGCCCCACAAgcgtaaaatcatataaaaattatctaaataatggCAAACCAACTGACAAATGTAATGCACAGATACAGATGCAAATGCATTTGACAGGGCTACAAAAGGGTTACTTTTGTGTAGCTGATAGCAACTTCAGTGTGAATAAAAATGTGGAAATTGTAAGTGTGAAGTTTGATGCCACATATATGTCTGATTTTCTTAAACATTTAGCGGGTCTgtggaaagaaaaaatatatccaatattGTACGAAAGTACattgtaatctttattataaatataaaatgcacaaataataattttgtagttttatttaagtagagagtcttgcaaatttataaaagcacatgcaattacaataatatcatcaagtacttttacaaaatttgtGTTAAGACATGCATGGGgctttaacatattaaattctCTTAAACGTCTAATTAACCTCTCAACATGAATCCTTAAACTAGCTATCTGCTTTGTTTCCTTCACTTCACTTTTAGATAGCTTGGCTCCAGTGACAACACTTGGGGGCCGTACAAGTTGTACTCTCTTCTTACGCAAGTATTGTTCTACATGCTTGAACCCTCTGTCAGCCATCACACACATACCAGGTTCTAAACAGTTGATAAAATCACAAGTCTCAACCAAACGTGTGTCTGTTACTCTTCCTCCATAGCCTGGTGAAACATAGTTTACTAAACCATTTGGTGTACATgacactaaatatttaatggtaTTAGCCTTTTTGTATTCTGACCATGATAGTGCTTGATTAACACTTTTTGAAGGCTTTTGTACTTCAATTTCAAAACAGTCAATTATGCAACTTGTGTGATGAAATTTATGTCTGAAAGCCATGGGCAAAGTACGTTTtatcaaatctttgtttaatttgacaataaagGGTTGCATTACACTGGCTATCACtggtatacatttaaaaaatattttgcttgcATATGTAGTAGTCATGGCAAAATCATCAGCAAGCTCTCTAAATGGATTatttaatcgtattttttttaaacaaagcagTAAATGGTTATGAGGGATTCTTGTTTGTTCTtcaattaattctaataaatagcAACAGCTTTTTGGAAGACCTAAGTAAGACCTTGGGTTTTTCATTATCTTAAGTAATGTATATTTGAGAATGTTTaatctttcttctttctttgtCTCCTCAGTTAATTCACTGCAGTCtgatgttgattttattataagagaTTGTATTGATGGTGATGTTTCTCGCTGACTCACAGATGGTACATATGAAATATCACTGTCAGACTGAtcttctatactaattttattcttGATAACATGTTTGACACCACTGCTTGATATCACTGGTTTACTATAgctttcaattttaaatggaGATGTAGCGATTGAGCAGGAATAGGGTTTTAAGGGTGATGTTAACTGGCTTACTAGCTTAATTTTGGTCTGGACAGCTTTGCTTCTAAATTTATGTGTTATATGTACTTGTACAGATTTATCCACTGATTTTGGATAGGTAGTAGTAGGCCCTTCATGATGTTCTTCACTTGTgtgtaaaactaaaatataaaaaaaaatacttaaaaaaatatataaatcagtgcctaatgtatgtatgtatagttatacaaaaattttgtaacaaactTGGTTATGATAGAATTGTTATATGTTCTTTGTTATTGATAAATGTAATAGGCAAATTCAATCACTATACACTTTAACCCGTTAAAACGGAAACTTATTCGCTGACATTATAGTGTTGATGAGTACCTGAACTTTCTGATGAAATTATTGTAGGTTCTAATTGTTTTGTAGGTGTACTTTTCTCTGCAAAATCTTTTTCACTTTCTTCAATTAGTATCCTTCTTTGTTTCTTAAGAACATAGGGTCGCTCTATGGTATTGGAAGTTCGTTTTCTTCTGTCCAATTGGCATTCAAATCTTGTGGGCATACACCCGGACTTCATGCGCATTTGCGAAACTGAACCCATTACAAGatactgaatataattttcCATATCGTTTGGTAACTGAAACAAGAATAAAAGTTTAGTAATAGAGGAATGGAAACGTGATCGCCAATATTATTGACTATTAGAGAAAATTCTAATGATCTCtagtttagttaattattatacagtaaATAAGAGATATACTTACGTCGAAATGGTCTTCGCAGAAATAAAGTACAGAAGTTGAAGATATAGCTGTTGGGTCTCGTCTTGCAAGGTTTAGCCACATATTTCTAACTTTTTTCTTCAAaggaacattaataaataacttgttcGGAGTTTTTATAGATGTATTGTTACATTGAGGAACCGCACACCATCGATACACGTTAGAATTCATAATTTTcgtatcaaataattaaattacggatctaaataaacatttaacatgCGAACTGACAAATGTTTACGAAAGCGTGACGTCATAAACAGACGCCATTTGTATTCTAGtgtttttgtacaaaatttaaaatttatttttaaatgatcattttttcctaataaaatttacttttttgcagaattaagatttattttgtataaagtaataaCGTAAAAACACGGTAGTGtagtttttcaaaatttgtcgtCATGCCTATTGTAggcttttataaatttcgattACTAGTAAGCTGTATAGTACTGTTAACCAAGTCatgttaaattaatgaaattatataatagttctAAGGGTGTGGTTTATTTCCATGACCTGATTTCATTTGggataaagaaatattatatagaataggttgttttatataaaatagtaagtaCATCTATGCAAAACTGCTAGCCTAAAcagaataaatgattattaaagaATAGGATtcaattagtaattaaaaattttgccCAAGTTTTCAACTTGTATTTAATCTAATCTATATAttactgatttaaataatagtttaaaaaaaatctaaaatactataatttatttcatcaagTCATATGATACAGATATTTGTACTTTTTTAGAAAGGAGGTTAAGCAATGGAATAGTTATAAGTATTTCAGCATACCTTCAATTCACAaaactttatatttgtaataggcATTGATCATGTGATAGATAATTACATACTTTTACATAATCTGATAATATATTGATCAGtgttctataattttatttgatgtgcACTTAACCATGTGATTAACAGATTCACGAGTTTCCATATCATG includes these proteins:
- the LOC124544015 gene encoding uncharacterized protein LOC124544015 gives rise to the protein MNSNVYRWCAVPQCNNTSIKTPNKLFINVPLKKKVRNMWLNLARRDPTAISSTSVLYFCEDHFDLPNDMENYIQYLVMGSVSQMRMKSGCMPTRFECQLDRRKRTSNTIERPYVLKKQRRILIEESEKDFAEKSTPTKQLEPTIISSESSVLHTSEEHHEGPTTTYPKSVDKSVQVHITHKFRSKAVQTKIKLVSQLTSPLKPYSCSIATSPFKIESYSKPVISSSGVKHVIKNKISIEDQSDSDISYVPSVSQRETSPSIQSLIIKSTSDCSELTEETKKEERLNILKYTLLKIMKNPRSYLGLPKSCCYLLELIEEQTRIPHNHLLLCLKKIRLNNPFRELADDFAMTTTYASKIFFKCIPVIASVMQPFIVKLNKDLIKRTLPMAFRHKFHHTSCIIDCFEIEVQKPSKSVNQALSWSEYKKANTIKYLVSCTPNGLVNYVSPGYGGRVTDTRLVETCDFINCLEPGMCVMADRGFKHVEQYLRKKRVQLVRPPSVVTGAKLSKSEVKETKQIASLRIHVERLIRRLREFNMLKPHACLNTNFVKVLDDIIVIACAFINLQDSLLK
- the LOC124544016 gene encoding uncharacterized protein LOC124544016, whose product is MEQGFIKANSSNLPRIDLLMLGGYFASNNDFCSAEFRNVKTSISSRPSYGDDAVSYVHLKRSGNMCTVRGKICPEHKVHARLYAVTVIVDEEEEAVISVQCNDCVASKGGCKHAIAFLMWIHRRSEQPSCTAVECYWIKSKLSRVGTSLKYMTAKDLSNGAPSLLSNSKVLDKFLDIGRKRNIDNCELLKYQPSYIYNNIKSLSMHQLMLKYKEQSYDTFLKKIVLSNQTIAQIEEETREQHQNSLWFELRYGRITASKAFEFSRCKKNDGSLIALIMGGTIPDTPAMKHGRLLEGEVRKTVSIKLGKKIRKCGLMLSKEYPMIAGSPDGICEDAVIEIKCPTSVKSYKNYLNNGKPTDKCNAQIQMQMHLTGLQKGYFCVADSNFSVNKNVEIVSVKFDATYMSDFLKHLAGLWKEKIYPILYESTL